A genomic stretch from Telmatocola sphagniphila includes:
- a CDS encoding PVC-type heme-binding CxxCH protein, with protein MFRIFICCLLLVSPALAAEPPEGVLPLGKDGKPLNLDFETGTLKDWTATGEAFKGQPIQGDTVAARRPDMKSEHQGKFWIGTYEKYLDTVQGTLTSVPFKVTHPWASFLVGGGSSDNTCVEIVQADNKIVFFRASGTETENMRRVAVDLRPLKDKEIFIRLVDRDSGGWGHINFDDFRFHTEEPKLPAKSSKLLPSDIYKYAGLAPEAAAKAMTVPKGFSVSLFAGEPDVKQPIAFCFDDRGRLWVVEAYSYPQRQPEGKGKDRVVIFEDTTGTGKFDKRTVFIEGLNLVSGIAYGFGGLYIGAAPQMLYIPIKPGEDKPAGPPQVLLDGWGYEDTHETLNTFVWGPDGWLYGCHGVFTHSRVGKPGTPEKDRVPLNAGIWRFHPTKKIFEVFAEGTSNPWGLDFDKYGEFFCEACVIPHNWHLIQGGRFFRQAGQHFNPYTYADIPTIAVHRHWVGNQWNNNDRASSDSAGGGHAHAGAMIYQGGLWPKEYEGKMFMGNLHGHRLNIDQLIPKGSGYIADRAPDFLFANDTYAMFVNILSGPDGNAYLIDWYDRQTCHNQSPEIWDRSNGRIYKISYEGTKPVTNLDLQRLSDEELVRLLASPNVWYTRHASRILQERSLTQPLSTTALEALKNNATTAKDEVLRLHSIWALDRIGHHLDTAQLLKDPSPHVRAWAVRLAVENKQVLPPVLSALESYATTASTSPVERLALASALQRIALKDRWPLAKTLLSAPENAVDANLPLLIWYGIEPLADLGPANALELVMAGKIPLLQQFMIRRISSMATPEALEVVTAEIAKADKPELQITLLRAVQEGLKGRRQVTPPSNWAELSKKLSKSDSRALADVRFALDVQFGDASAFGRLREIVGNPRDLVRRRLEAMDTLLAVRDKNLPPVLQEMVTDSQIGAAAIRGLASFDDAKTPAVLLKVYPGLPSASKRDAVNTLASRGSYALALLGAIETKTLPANDVPAEVVRNLRNLNSPEIEKKIAEVWGIVRTSPAERLRAIKLLRDKLIGTTGPVDLPLGRAVFSKVCAQCHTLYGLGGKVGPDITGANRRDLNYLLENILDPSAVIPKEYAASVINLSSGRSVTGIIKAETKTALTVQTANEILTIPVDEIDNRKTSATSMMPEDLLKPLTETEVRSLISYLQNPSQTKMLATVENAKDFFNGKDLTNWEGDSKLWRVENGEIVGSTEGLKRNNFLTSQMVCDDFRLSVKVKLTPNKENSGIQFRSELLPDGEMRGPQADVGAGWWGKLYEESARGLIWKEGGEKFVKVDDWNEYIVEAKGSKIKTWINGHLCVDLEDDKVSKKGIFGLQIHSGGKMEVRFKDIKLEVLK; from the coding sequence ATGTTCCGAATTTTCATCTGTTGTCTGCTTTTGGTTTCGCCCGCTCTGGCCGCGGAACCACCGGAGGGGGTTCTGCCGCTGGGTAAAGACGGCAAACCCTTGAATCTCGATTTCGAAACCGGCACCCTGAAAGATTGGACGGCCACCGGCGAGGCCTTTAAGGGCCAGCCAATTCAAGGCGATACTGTGGCCGCCCGTCGGCCCGATATGAAGAGCGAGCATCAGGGCAAATTCTGGATCGGCACCTATGAGAAGTATCTCGATACGGTACAGGGAACCTTAACCAGTGTCCCATTCAAGGTCACCCACCCCTGGGCCAGCTTCCTGGTGGGTGGCGGCTCTTCAGACAACACCTGCGTGGAAATCGTCCAGGCCGATAACAAGATCGTCTTTTTCCGAGCGAGTGGCACAGAAACCGAAAATATGCGACGGGTGGCCGTCGACCTTCGACCGTTGAAGGACAAAGAGATCTTCATCCGCTTGGTCGATCGCGATTCTGGCGGCTGGGGGCACATCAATTTCGACGATTTTCGGTTTCATACCGAAGAACCGAAACTACCGGCCAAGTCTTCGAAATTGCTACCGAGCGATATCTACAAGTATGCAGGCCTGGCCCCCGAAGCGGCCGCGAAAGCGATGACCGTTCCCAAGGGATTTTCCGTGTCATTGTTCGCGGGCGAACCGGATGTCAAGCAGCCGATTGCTTTCTGCTTCGACGATCGCGGCCGACTCTGGGTGGTGGAGGCTTACTCTTATCCGCAACGTCAGCCGGAAGGAAAAGGCAAAGATCGGGTTGTGATTTTTGAAGACACTACTGGTACCGGTAAGTTCGACAAACGGACCGTGTTCATAGAAGGTCTGAATCTGGTGAGCGGCATCGCCTACGGTTTTGGCGGCCTCTATATTGGCGCCGCCCCGCAAATGCTCTACATCCCGATCAAGCCGGGCGAAGACAAACCGGCCGGTCCACCGCAGGTTCTGCTGGACGGCTGGGGCTACGAGGATACTCACGAGACCTTGAATACTTTCGTCTGGGGGCCAGATGGCTGGCTGTACGGCTGTCATGGCGTCTTCACGCACAGCCGAGTCGGCAAGCCGGGGACTCCAGAGAAAGATCGCGTCCCGCTCAATGCCGGGATCTGGCGTTTTCACCCGACCAAGAAAATCTTTGAAGTCTTTGCCGAAGGAACCTCGAATCCCTGGGGCCTGGACTTCGACAAATACGGCGAATTCTTCTGCGAAGCCTGCGTGATTCCGCATAACTGGCACCTGATTCAAGGCGGCCGCTTTTTCCGCCAGGCCGGCCAGCATTTTAACCCCTACACCTATGCCGATATTCCGACGATTGCCGTGCACCGTCACTGGGTGGGCAACCAGTGGAATAACAATGACCGGGCCAGCAGCGACAGCGCAGGCGGCGGCCATGCCCACGCGGGAGCGATGATCTATCAGGGGGGACTCTGGCCCAAGGAATATGAAGGTAAGATGTTCATGGGCAACCTGCACGGACATCGGCTGAATATCGATCAACTCATTCCCAAAGGTTCGGGATACATCGCCGATCGGGCTCCCGATTTCCTGTTTGCCAACGATACCTATGCGATGTTCGTAAACATTCTCAGCGGCCCGGATGGCAACGCCTACCTCATCGACTGGTATGACCGTCAGACCTGCCATAACCAGTCGCCGGAAATCTGGGACCGCAGTAACGGCCGCATCTACAAGATCAGCTACGAAGGAACCAAACCGGTTACTAATCTGGATCTGCAGAGACTGAGTGATGAGGAATTGGTCAGGTTACTGGCTTCGCCGAACGTCTGGTATACCCGGCATGCGAGCCGAATTCTTCAGGAACGTTCTTTAACTCAGCCGCTCTCAACAACCGCGCTCGAAGCATTGAAAAATAATGCCACAACCGCGAAGGATGAAGTTTTACGGCTGCATAGCATCTGGGCTCTGGATCGAATCGGGCATCACCTCGACACGGCCCAATTGCTGAAGGATCCTTCGCCGCACGTTCGGGCCTGGGCCGTGCGGTTGGCGGTGGAAAACAAACAGGTATTACCGCCCGTTCTGTCCGCGTTGGAGAGCTACGCCACCACAGCGTCCACTTCTCCGGTCGAACGACTGGCGCTCGCCTCCGCCCTGCAGCGAATAGCCCTAAAAGACCGCTGGCCGCTGGCGAAGACATTGCTGAGTGCCCCCGAAAACGCTGTCGATGCCAATCTGCCCCTGTTGATCTGGTATGGAATCGAACCGTTGGCCGATCTGGGACCCGCCAATGCTCTCGAACTGGTTATGGCCGGGAAAATCCCGCTTCTGCAGCAGTTCATGATTCGCCGAATCTCTTCGATGGCTACACCTGAAGCACTCGAAGTGGTGACCGCCGAGATCGCCAAGGCCGATAAGCCCGAATTGCAGATCACGCTGTTGCGTGCAGTCCAGGAAGGATTGAAAGGACGGCGACAGGTGACGCCGCCAAGCAACTGGGCGGAGCTTTCCAAAAAATTAAGTAAGAGCGACAGTCGCGCGTTGGCCGATGTGCGATTTGCGCTGGATGTTCAGTTTGGTGATGCCTCGGCCTTCGGACGGCTGCGCGAGATCGTGGGGAATCCGCGTGATTTGGTCCGAAGACGCTTGGAAGCAATGGACACTCTACTAGCCGTTCGCGATAAAAATCTGCCGCCGGTTCTTCAGGAAATGGTGACCGATTCGCAGATCGGCGCGGCGGCAATTCGCGGCCTGGCTTCGTTCGATGATGCCAAGACTCCTGCCGTTTTACTCAAAGTTTATCCGGGGCTGCCCTCAGCTTCGAAGCGGGATGCGGTGAATACGCTCGCTTCGCGCGGTTCCTATGCCCTGGCCCTGCTGGGAGCCATCGAGACTAAGACCCTCCCCGCCAATGATGTTCCGGCGGAAGTCGTGCGAAATCTCCGGAATTTGAACTCTCCGGAAATCGAAAAGAAAATCGCTGAGGTCTGGGGAATCGTTCGCACCTCTCCGGCAGAGAGACTCCGCGCGATCAAGTTACTCCGCGACAAACTGATCGGAACCACGGGTCCGGTCGATCTGCCACTGGGTCGGGCTGTGTTTAGCAAAGTTTGCGCTCAATGTCACACACTCTACGGGTTGGGAGGCAAGGTTGGGCCGGATATCACCGGGGCCAACCGTCGCGATTTGAACTATCTGTTGGAGAATATTCTCGATCCGAGCGCGGTCATTCCCAAGGAATACGCCGCTTCCGTGATCAATCTCAGTAGCGGCCGATCGGTGACGGGGATTATCAAGGCCGAAACCAAGACCGCTCTGACTGTACAGACGGCCAATGAAATTCTGACGATTCCCGTCGATGAGATCGACAATCGCAAGACGAGCGCCACTTCGATGATGCCGGAAGATCTGTTGAAACCGTTGACAGAAACCGAAGTTCGATCGTTAATCAGCTATTTGCAGAATCCCTCGCAGACGAAGATGCTGGCCACCGTGGAGAACGCCAAGGATTTCTTCAACGGCAAGGACCTGACCAACTGGGAAGGTGACTCGAAACTGTGGCGGGTGGAAAATGGCGAGATCGTGGGCAGCACGGAGGGATTGAAGAGGAATAACTTCCTGACTAGCCAGATGGTCTGCGACGATTTCCGATTGAGCGTCAAAGTGAAGCTGACGCCGAACAAGGAAAATAGTGGCATCCAGTTCCGAAGTGAACTCTTGCCCGACGGCGAAATGCGCGGCCCCCAAGCCGATGTTGGTGCTGGGTGGTGGGGCAAGCTTTATGAGGAAAGCGCCCGCGGGCTGATCTGGAAAGAAGGCGGCGAGAAATTCGTGAAAGTCGATGACTGGAACGAATACATCGTCGAAGCCAAAGGGAGCAAGATCAAGACCTGGATCAACGGCCACTTATGCGTGGATCTGGAGGACGATAAGGTTTCTAAGAAGGGTATCTTCGGTCTGCAGATTCATTCGGGCGGCAAAATGGAAGTGCGCTTCAAAGACATAAAACTGGAAGTGCTGAAGTAA
- a CDS encoding DUF6513 domain-containing protein has protein sequence MSRYLFVTGKLAEPALRQVLADLVPRAKIEAEVAVLPITVAALLTTPWISSHLKIPERIDQVILPGLCTGEMNFPWPQPTERGPKDLRDLPEHFGLGKPPRENYGVYDIEILAEINHASRLPLEKILQLARQYRDSGADLIDVGCDPGSTWMELEIAVQALREEGFRVSIDSFNPDEVAMGLAAGAECILSVNSSNLNKVRDWQDRFGAFEVVVLPDSPKDLPTLYPLVEKLHKWNQRFRIDPILEPIGMGFAESLGRYLQVRQRYPEAEILMGIGNLTELTDVDSAGLNVMLAGFCQELGIRSVLTTEVINWSRSSVKEFDIARRLMHYAVKNKTVPKRIENQLVMLRDPKVHHLGEEGLRDLAERITDSNYRLFVEAGEIHVINGKMHLRGKDPFDIFEDMMKLDSKLDASHSFYLGYEMAKMVTAMTLNKNYTQDQALSWGFLTVPEISHR, from the coding sequence GTGAGCCGTTATCTCTTCGTCACCGGAAAACTGGCCGAGCCCGCCCTTCGGCAGGTGCTGGCCGATCTGGTGCCCCGGGCGAAGATTGAAGCGGAAGTCGCCGTCCTGCCCATCACAGTCGCCGCCCTACTCACTACTCCCTGGATTTCCTCGCACCTGAAAATTCCAGAGCGTATCGACCAGGTGATTCTTCCGGGGCTATGCACGGGAGAAATGAATTTTCCCTGGCCGCAACCGACCGAACGAGGTCCGAAGGATCTGCGCGATTTGCCCGAACATTTCGGACTGGGAAAACCGCCTCGCGAAAACTACGGCGTGTACGACATAGAAATTTTAGCGGAAATTAATCATGCCTCTCGATTGCCGCTGGAGAAGATTTTGCAGCTCGCCCGGCAGTATCGCGATTCGGGGGCCGATCTCATCGACGTAGGCTGCGACCCCGGCAGTACTTGGATGGAACTGGAAATCGCTGTGCAGGCGCTGCGTGAGGAAGGCTTCCGGGTCAGCATCGATTCGTTCAATCCGGACGAGGTGGCGATGGGACTCGCTGCGGGTGCAGAGTGCATTCTCAGCGTTAACAGCAGCAATTTGAACAAGGTTCGGGATTGGCAGGATCGCTTCGGCGCGTTCGAAGTAGTCGTGCTTCCCGATTCCCCGAAAGATCTGCCTACGCTATACCCCTTGGTCGAGAAGTTGCACAAATGGAATCAGCGATTTCGCATCGATCCCATTTTGGAACCAATCGGGATGGGATTTGCCGAATCGCTCGGCCGGTACTTGCAGGTGCGGCAGCGTTACCCCGAAGCCGAGATTCTGATGGGCATCGGCAACCTCACCGAGTTAACTGACGTCGATTCGGCCGGTCTGAACGTGATGCTCGCCGGGTTCTGCCAGGAGCTGGGAATCCGAAGTGTATTAACGACGGAAGTGATCAATTGGTCGCGAAGCAGCGTCAAGGAATTCGATATCGCCCGACGATTGATGCACTATGCCGTGAAGAATAAAACCGTGCCCAAACGGATTGAAAACCAATTGGTGATGCTGCGCGATCCCAAAGTGCATCATTTAGGGGAAGAGGGGTTACGCGATCTGGCTGAGCGGATTACCGATAGTAATTACCGGCTATTTGTGGAAGCAGGCGAGATTCACGTGATCAATGGCAAAATGCATCTTCGCGGCAAAGACCCCTTCGATATCTTCGAAGATATGATGAAGTTAGATTCCAAACTCGATGCATCGCACAGTTTTTATCTGGGTTACGAAATGGCCAAGATGGTCACGGCGATGACCTTGAACAAAAATTACACGCAGGATCAGGCCCTGAGCTGGGGCTTTCTGACCGTGCCCGAGATCAGCCACCGCTGA